In Campylobacter suis, the following proteins share a genomic window:
- a CDS encoding 3-isopropylmalate dehydratase, translated as MEPSYNIAFARLGHFVPFLHMVAVALLMGIQASFWVIFRFFMKEFLERKLYEEILRAIKFFGYASVFLVVIIFITGFMLGNTDTIKSADPMANAILATKHFLSGLILVNTVYIGFVRLKSLKALNAGDMIEAHENLIIILKYFIPFSAVICVGTVYLGVAYRCF; from the coding sequence ATGGAACCAAGTTACAATATCGCATTTGCCAGACTCGGACACTTTGTGCCATTTTTGCACATGGTGGCGGTAGCTCTTTTGATGGGGATCCAGGCTAGCTTTTGGGTGATATTTCGCTTTTTTATGAAGGAATTTTTGGAGCGAAAACTCTATGAAGAGATATTAAGGGCTATAAAATTTTTTGGTTACGCAAGTGTCTTTCTTGTCGTTATTATTTTTATCACGGGTTTTATGCTGGGCAACACAGACACCATAAAAAGTGCTGACCCAATGGCAAATGCTATACTCGCAACAAAGCATTTTTTGTCTGGGTTGATACTTGTAAATACCGTTTATATCGGTTTTGTGCGCTTAAAGAGCTTAAAAGCACTAAATGCTGGAGATATGATAGAAGCGCATGAAAATTTGATAATTATCTTAAAATATTTTATACCTTTTAGTGCTGTTATTTGTGTCGGCACTGTCTATCTTGGCGTTGCGTATAGGTGTTTTTAG
- a CDS encoding amino acid ABC transporter permease, which translates to MQGAEILLNPQVLWRLFEGLVVSLEISVISILISLVGGVIFGIAMSLKNKIVYAVLKICLEIVRIMPTIVWLFIFYFGIPRATGIHISAFAASLLVFSIWGIFEMMDIVRGAVVSIPKHQFESASSLGLSKVKIYRYVIIPLAFRRLVPGAVNLLSRMIKTTSIVVLIGVVEVVKVGQQIIETYVFSNNMVQFWVYSFIFFLYFIICYPISKFSKKLEKRWG; encoded by the coding sequence GTGCAAGGGGCTGAAATTTTACTAAATCCACAAGTACTATGGAGATTGTTTGAAGGCCTTGTTGTGAGCCTTGAAATTTCAGTTATCTCGATACTTATCTCGCTTGTTGGCGGAGTGATATTTGGTATTGCGATGAGTCTTAAAAACAAAATAGTCTATGCTGTTTTAAAAATTTGCCTTGAGATAGTGCGCATTATGCCCACTATCGTGTGGCTTTTTATATTTTATTTTGGCATACCAAGAGCAACAGGCATTCACATCTCTGCATTTGCAGCATCACTTTTAGTGTTTAGTATCTGGGGTATTTTTGAGATGATGGATATAGTTAGAGGAGCGGTTGTATCTATACCAAAACATCAGTTTGAAAGCGCCTCATCACTTGGGCTTAGTAAGGTTAAAATTTATCGCTATGTCATCATACCACTTGCATTTAGAAGACTGGTTCCAGGTGCTGTAAATTTGCTAAGTAGAATGATAAAAACCACTTCAATAGTCGTTTTAATAGGCGTTGTAGAGGTTGTTAAAGTTGGTCAGCAAATCATTGAAACCTATGTTTTTTCAAATAATATGGTTCAGTTTTGGGTGTATAGCTTTATATTCTTTTTATATTTTATAATCTGCTATCCTATATCAAAATTTTCAAAAAAACTAGAGAAGCGCTGGGGCTAA
- a CDS encoding CBU_0592 family membrane protein, translating to MDIFQFIGFLGMICIVGGYLLLQMGRIDSDSMGFQLINLLGAILLIISLCVHFNLGSFLIEIFWIGITIYGIYKILRKGKNNEN from the coding sequence ATGGATATTTTTCAGTTTATCGGATTTTTGGGTATGATTTGCATTGTAGGAGGGTATTTGCTACTACAAATGGGCAGAATAGATAGCGATAGTATGGGCTTTCAGCTTATAAACTTACTTGGTGCGATTTTGCTTATCATCTCGCTTTGTGTTCATTTTAATCTAGGCTCATTTTTGATAGAAATTTTTTGGATAGGCATTACGATTTATGGGATTTATAAAATTTTAAGAAAAGGTAAAAATAATGAAAATTAG
- a CDS encoding agmatine deiminase family protein — MRAFAEWERQELLFVSLPHKNTDWKPYLDEILDSYEELVSAVVPFQKVALICPDEKILARFSKFPNTVALKIDTNDTWVRDYGFIDVKKDDEILSYDFKFNAWGGKFESSKDDGVNSQIAKIIPTNLKQIDFVLEGGSVEFNGDGVLLTTEHCLLNENRNAHLSKDEIEQKLRELFGLKRVIWLKHGFIKGDDTDHHIDTLARFITPDTIAYASCDDEADEHYEELNLMKQELENSGFKLVALPIPKAKFYDGSRLGCTYTNFIFVNDALIVPTYGDDNDEIVLSRLKSSLPDKKIVGVNSLVFVRQNGSLHCSSQNKFLGKID; from the coding sequence ATTAGAGCATTTGCAGAGTGGGAGAGGCAAGAGTTGCTTTTTGTATCTTTGCCGCACAAAAACACCGACTGGAAGCCATATTTAGATGAAATTTTAGATAGTTATGAAGAGCTAGTTAGTGCTGTTGTGCCGTTTCAAAAGGTGGCTTTGATATGCCCTGATGAGAAAATTTTGGCTAGATTTTCAAAATTTCCTAATACGGTTGCTTTAAAGATAGACACAAACGATACTTGGGTGCGTGATTATGGATTTATCGATGTAAAAAAAGATGATGAGATTTTGAGCTATGATTTTAAATTTAACGCCTGGGGCGGGAAGTTTGAGAGCAGTAAAGATGATGGCGTAAATTCTCAAATCGCAAAAATCATACCGACAAACTTAAAGCAAATTGACTTTGTTTTGGAGGGCGGAAGTGTTGAATTTAACGGCGATGGTGTGCTTTTAACGACTGAACATTGTTTGCTAAATGAAAACAGAAACGCGCATTTAAGCAAAGATGAGATCGAGCAAAAACTGCGCGAACTTTTTGGCTTAAAACGCGTAATCTGGCTAAAACACGGCTTTATAAAGGGCGATGACACCGATCATCACATCGATACCTTAGCGCGTTTCATTACGCCTGATACCATCGCGTATGCAAGCTGTGATGATGAGGCTGATGAGCATTATGAAGAGCTAAATTTAATGAAACAAGAACTTGAAAACTCGGGCTTTAAGCTAGTTGCCTTGCCGATACCAAAGGCGAAATTTTATGATGGCTCTAGGCTTGGTTGTACTTACACAAATTTTATCTTTGTAAATGACGCACTCATCGTGCCAACATACGGCGATGATAACGATGAGATCGTACTTTCTCGCCTTAAATCATCTTTGCCAGATAAAAAAATAGTGGGCGTAAATTCGCTCGTTTTCGTGCGACAAAACGGCTCACTTCACTGCTCAAGCCAAAATAAATTTTTAGGTAAAATAGATTAA
- a CDS encoding amino acid ABC transporter permease yields the protein MDFEFIKQFYPMYVDAGILTLKLAFLGIVLSIIIGAFCTAARYFNVKFALPFIDAYIELSRNTPLLIQLFFLYYALPKIGISMSGFTCAVVGLAFLGGSYMAESFRLGYESVRRSQIEAGMSIGLSKSQILYHVVSPQAFAVSLPSVSANIIFLLKETSIVSIVALADLVYVAKDIIGLYYMTDEALFMLVVSYLAIILPISLGLTWLEKRIARARG from the coding sequence ATGGATTTTGAGTTTATAAAGCAGTTTTATCCTATGTATGTTGATGCTGGAATTTTAACACTCAAGCTTGCATTTTTGGGGATAGTGCTATCTATTATAATCGGTGCTTTTTGTACGGCAGCTCGCTATTTTAATGTAAAATTTGCCTTACCTTTTATCGATGCTTATATAGAGCTAAGTCGCAATACACCGCTTTTAATACAACTTTTTTTCTTATACTACGCCCTGCCAAAGATAGGCATATCAATGAGTGGATTTACCTGTGCGGTCGTGGGACTTGCGTTTTTGGGTGGCAGTTATATGGCTGAGAGTTTTAGACTGGGATATGAATCAGTGCGTCGCTCGCAGATAGAAGCTGGCATGAGTATTGGGCTAAGCAAGTCGCAAATTTTATACCATGTCGTAAGCCCTCAAGCATTTGCAGTCTCGCTGCCATCTGTGAGCGCAAATATTATATTTTTATTAAAAGAAACTAGTATAGTTAGCATTGTGGCTTTAGCGGATTTGGTTTATGTAGCAAAGGATATTATCGGGCTTTATTATATGACAGACGAGGCACTTTTTATGCTAGTAGTAAGCTACCTAGCTATCATACTTCCTATATCTTTAGGGCTAACTTGGCTTGAAAAAAGGATAGCTCGTGCAAGGGGCTGA
- the maf gene encoding septum formation inhibitor Maf, protein MIVLASSSQTRAKILTEADISFRQISFDYDESLVAKDLSPNAYVLAVVKSKKKQFLNAYADIFDVLFADSCVVCDGKILGKPKDKDDAKRLLDMQSENSASVVTAMIFYSKKFELINVSCTTYKFAKFDETEVDNYIASGLCMDKAGAMMVEGFNKRYILSQVGDTSTARGLNVEILKAFL, encoded by the coding sequence GTGATAGTTCTTGCATCAAGTTCGCAAACTAGAGCAAAAATTTTAACTGAAGCTGACATTAGCTTTAGGCAAATTTCGTTTGATTATGATGAGAGTTTGGTTGCTAAAGATTTAAGCCCAAATGCCTATGTTTTAGCTGTTGTAAAATCTAAAAAGAAGCAGTTTTTAAATGCTTATGCAGATATTTTTGATGTGCTTTTTGCTGATAGTTGCGTTGTGTGTGATGGTAAAATTTTAGGAAAACCAAAAGATAAAGATGATGCAAAAAGACTGCTTGATATGCAGAGTGAAAATAGCGCTAGTGTTGTTACTGCTATGATATTTTATTCTAAAAAATTTGAGCTTATAAATGTGAGCTGTACGACTTATAAGTTTGCAAAATTTGATGAAACCGAAGTTGATAACTATATCGCCAGTGGGCTTTGTATGGATAAGGCTGGAGCCATGATGGTTGAGGGGTTTAACAAGCGCTATATCCTCTCGCAGGTAGGCGATACAAGCACCGCTCGCGGACTAAATGTAGAAATTTTAAAGGCATTTTTATGA
- a CDS encoding amino acid ABC transporter ATP-binding protein, with protein MHALKDINLQVEQGEVVVFLGPSGCGKSTTLRCINGLESIASGEIVINSDVVTKEYKNWNKMRQRVGMVFQNYELFEHMNVLENILLGPVKAQGRERKDVEKEADMWLEKVGLTNKKFAYPKELSGGQKQRIAIVRALCMKPDLMLFDEVTAALDPEIVREVLDVILGLAKDGMTMLIVTHEMEFAQKVADRIVFMDAGEIVEQSSPNEFFSNPKSERAKKFLNLFHF; from the coding sequence ATGCACGCGTTAAAAGATATCAATCTACAAGTAGAACAGGGCGAAGTAGTCGTTTTTTTAGGGCCTTCAGGATGCGGAAAGTCAACAACACTACGCTGTATAAATGGGCTTGAAAGCATAGCTAGTGGAGAGATAGTAATAAATTCAGATGTTGTAACAAAAGAGTATAAAAACTGGAATAAAATGCGCCAGCGCGTTGGTATGGTCTTTCAAAACTATGAGCTTTTTGAACATATGAATGTGCTTGAAAATATCCTACTTGGTCCCGTAAAAGCACAGGGCAGAGAGCGCAAAGATGTTGAAAAAGAGGCTGATATGTGGCTCGAAAAAGTGGGTCTTACAAATAAAAAATTTGCCTATCCAAAAGAACTTTCAGGCGGTCAAAAACAACGCATAGCAATTGTCAGGGCACTTTGCATGAAGCCAGATCTGATGTTGTTTGATGAAGTTACAGCTGCGCTTGATCCAGAGATAGTGCGCGAGGTTTTGGATGTTATTTTGGGACTTGCAAAAGATGGCATGACTATGCTAATAGTAACTCATGAGATGGAATTTGCACAAAAAGTGGCTGATAGGATAGTTTTTATGGATGCTGGCGAGATAGTTGAGCAAAGCAGTCCTAATGAGTTTTTCTCAAATCCAAAAAGTGAGCGTGCAAAAAAATTTCTAAATCTTTTTCATTTTTAA
- a CDS encoding carbon-nitrogen hydrolase: MKNDSLKIALIQQKFYGTKEATNAKTCELIANAKQGGAELVVLQELHQTQYFCQSEDTQFFDLANEWESDVAFWSDVAKQNGVVLVTSLFEKRTAGLYHNTAFVFEKDGSIAGKYRKMHIPDDPLFYEKFYFTPGDIGFEPINTSVGRLGVLVCWDQWYPEAARLMALKGAEILIYPTAIGWFDGDRDDEKSRQLEAWVAVQRGHAVANGLPVVAVNRVGFEPDSSGVADGIRFWGNSFIFGAQGEQILRTDSESEKCFLAQIDMKRSEEVRRIWPFLRDRRIEAYAGLTKRFID, from the coding sequence ATGAAAAATGATAGCTTAAAAATAGCTTTAATTCAGCAAAAATTTTACGGCACAAAAGAGGCTACAAATGCCAAAACTTGTGAGCTGATCGCAAATGCAAAGCAAGGCGGAGCCGAGCTTGTCGTGCTTCAAGAGCTTCATCAAACGCAGTATTTTTGCCAAAGCGAGGATACGCAGTTTTTCGATCTAGCAAATGAGTGGGAGAGCGATGTGGCGTTTTGGAGCGATGTGGCTAAGCAAAACGGCGTAGTTTTGGTAACTTCGCTCTTTGAGAAGCGAACGGCTGGGCTTTATCACAACACTGCTTTTGTCTTTGAAAAGGACGGTAGCATAGCGGGTAAATACCGCAAGATGCATATCCCCGATGATCCGCTTTTTTATGAGAAATTTTACTTTACGCCGGGTGATATTGGCTTTGAGCCGATAAATACTAGTGTCGGGCGACTTGGCGTGTTGGTTTGCTGGGATCAGTGGTATCCAGAGGCTGCTAGGCTTATGGCGTTAAAAGGGGCGGAAATTCTAATTTATCCCACGGCTATTGGTTGGTTTGATGGTGATCGCGATGATGAAAAGTCGCGTCAGCTTGAGGCGTGGGTAGCGGTGCAAAGGGGACACGCTGTGGCAAATGGCTTGCCCGTCGTAGCGGTAAATCGCGTGGGCTTTGAGCCTGATAGCTCAGGCGTAGCTGATGGGATACGATTTTGGGGAAATAGCTTTATTTTTGGGGCGCAAGGGGAGCAAATTTTACGCACGGATAGTGAAAGCGAGAAGTGCTTTTTAGCACAAATCGATATGAAACGAAGCGAAGAGGTGCGTAGAATTTGGCCATTTTTACGCGACCGTAGGATAGAGGCGTATGCTGGGCTAACAAAAAGATTTATAGACTAA
- a CDS encoding ComEA family DNA-binding protein: protein MKIFKILALTTFLTAYSLALDLNTASSKELMSLGLNKTEALNIIKYRKVRKFTSTNELFKVRGLSSEKANKIIDKVAVATKKVSKKSPKKDTKSDKKLKPKKYSKKS, encoded by the coding sequence TTGAAAATATTTAAAATTTTAGCCTTAACTACATTTTTAACAGCTTACTCTCTTGCACTAGATTTAAATACGGCAAGTAGTAAAGAGTTAATGTCGCTTGGACTTAACAAAACTGAAGCCTTAAATATCATAAAATATCGAAAAGTAAGAAAATTTACTAGCACTAATGAGCTTTTTAAGGTGCGTGGATTAAGTAGCGAAAAGGCAAATAAGATAATAGACAAAGTGGCAGTTGCTACTAAAAAAGTATCAAAAAAGTCGCCTAAAAAAGATACGAAGAGCGATAAAAAGCTAAAACCTAAAAAGTACTCAAAAAAGAGTTAA
- a CDS encoding transglycosylase domain-containing protein, with the protein MRYILTLFFLGCAVLAGGFVYIYSHVRFDAFDVIDYKPKLATQIYDTNNELIANVFEENRVYVAYDNIPARLIEALVAIEDTSYFEHGGINAEAIMRALIKDIKAGKFVEGASTLTQQLVKNLALSSEKKIMRKLKEMVLAIKIDNELTKEEVIERYLNHVYFGHGYYGVKTAAQGYFRKELDQLSLKEMAILVGLPKAPSSYDPTKHLDLSLGRANRVLERMYNIGWINEDEYRKSMLEEPAVFDDTLSRNKAPYVVDEIIKELSKKVDDIKTGGYRVVSTVDLDVQKMANDSLVFGYKEILKRDKKANANVLNGAIVVTRPQTGEILALVGGVDYAKSNYNRATQSRRQPGSSFKPFIYQIALDSGCSVVSQIADIARSFSMGNGEEWTPKNYGGGFSGFISIKEALTKSRNLATINMLSDLGLSRVKNELERMGFNGIPENLSIALGSFGISLVEFAKAYSMFPNEGEVVEPTLIKSVENRFGHFIKFEPNRYQVTKPEQAFLMTTLMRNVVENGTGKNAKTSGIQIAGKTGTTNNNIDAWFAGYSPDVQAIIWYGNDDNTPMKKVEGGGRTAAPVFKHFMQLYAKQYPNLRRNFIQPDGVFKANFEGKDEFYTSDSPLPKSMMMPEIPVDMSDIPQGDGDVNEEMIF; encoded by the coding sequence ATGAGATATATTTTGACTCTATTTTTCTTGGGTTGCGCCGTGCTTGCTGGCGGATTTGTTTATATTTATTCGCATGTTCGTTTTGACGCTTTTGATGTGATTGATTATAAACCAAAGCTTGCTACCCAAATTTATGATACAAACAACGAGCTTATAGCAAATGTCTTTGAAGAAAACCGCGTATATGTAGCGTACGATAATATCCCAGCTAGGCTTATAGAGGCTCTTGTAGCGATCGAGGATACGAGCTATTTTGAGCATGGCGGAATAAATGCCGAGGCTATTATGCGTGCGCTTATAAAAGACATTAAGGCTGGTAAATTTGTTGAGGGAGCGAGTACATTAACTCAACAGCTTGTGAAAAATTTAGCCCTTTCAAGCGAAAAAAAGATAATGCGAAAGCTAAAAGAGATGGTTTTGGCTATAAAAATTGATAATGAACTTACAAAAGAGGAAGTTATAGAGCGGTACTTAAATCATGTCTATTTTGGGCATGGATATTACGGTGTTAAAACTGCCGCGCAAGGATATTTTCGCAAAGAGCTTGACCAGCTAAGCTTAAAAGAGATGGCGATACTTGTTGGCTTGCCAAAAGCGCCAAGTTCATACGATCCGACAAAACACCTTGATCTGTCTTTGGGGCGCGCAAACAGAGTGCTTGAGCGTATGTATAATATTGGCTGGATAAATGAGGATGAGTATAGAAAAAGTATGCTTGAAGAGCCAGCTGTTTTTGATGACACCTTAAGTCGAAACAAGGCTCCTTATGTGGTTGATGAGATTATAAAAGAGCTTTCAAAAAAGGTTGATGATATAAAAACTGGTGGATATAGGGTCGTAAGCACGGTTGATCTTGATGTGCAAAAGATGGCAAATGACTCCCTTGTATTTGGTTATAAAGAAATTTTAAAGCGCGACAAAAAAGCAAATGCAAATGTGTTAAATGGCGCAATAGTCGTCACTCGTCCACAAACTGGTGAGATACTTGCTCTTGTTGGCGGGGTTGATTATGCAAAGAGTAACTATAACCGTGCTACCCAAAGTCGCCGCCAGCCAGGCTCTAGCTTTAAACCATTTATCTATCAGATAGCTCTTGATAGTGGTTGCTCTGTGGTCTCTCAGATTGCTGATATAGCAAGAAGTTTTAGTATGGGTAATGGCGAAGAGTGGACACCAAAAAACTATGGCGGCGGCTTTAGCGGGTTTATAAGCATCAAAGAGGCTCTTACGAAGTCACGAAATTTAGCTACTATCAATATGCTAAGCGATCTTGGTTTAAGTAGAGTTAAAAACGAACTTGAACGCATGGGCTTTAATGGAATTCCTGAAAATTTATCTATCGCTCTTGGTAGCTTTGGCATCTCTCTTGTTGAGTTTGCCAAAGCTTACTCTATGTTTCCAAACGAGGGCGAAGTTGTCGAGCCGACTCTTATAAAAAGTGTTGAAAATAGATTTGGTCATTTTATAAAATTTGAGCCAAATCGCTATCAAGTAACAAAACCTGAGCAGGCATTTTTGATGACTACGCTTATGCGAAATGTTGTAGAAAACGGCACTGGTAAAAATGCTAAAACATCTGGTATACAAATAGCTGGCAAAACTGGCACGACAAACAACAACATAGATGCGTGGTTTGCTGGATATAGCCCAGATGTTCAGGCTATAATATGGTATGGAAATGATGACAACACCCCGATGAAAAAGGTTGAAGGAGGTGGCAGGACGGCGGCACCTGTATTTAAGCACTTTATGCAACTTTATGCAAAGCAGTATCCAAATTTAAGACGAAATTTTATACAACCTGATGGTGTTTTTAAGGCAAATTTTGAAGGCAAAGATGAGTTTTATACAAGTGACTCTCCTTTGCCAAAGAGTATGATGATGCCTGAAATTCCAGTTGATATGTCAGATATCCCACAAGGCGATGGCGATGTAAACGAGGAGATGATATTTTGA
- a CDS encoding cupin domain-containing protein, protein MHEMNGTKEIRINLEKGAVMKEHQAPGAISVQILKGQIEFGVNQESIELNELDMITLDANVPHSLIALQNSIVRLSLSKNDDVSRVFSVLK, encoded by the coding sequence ATGCACGAAATGAATGGCACAAAAGAGATACGCATAAACCTGGAAAAAGGTGCTGTTATGAAAGAACATCAAGCTCCAGGTGCCATTAGCGTACAAATTTTAAAAGGGCAGATAGAATTTGGTGTAAATCAAGAAAGCATAGAGCTAAATGAGCTTGATATGATAACGCTTGACGCAAATGTCCCTCACTCACTCATAGCATTACAAAACTCAATCGTTCGCCTAAGCCTTAGCAAAAATGATGATGTAAGCCGTGTTTTTAGTGTTTTAAAATAA
- a CDS encoding c-type cytochrome produces MKKIALTMTVALAATCCFGFDYVKDAAKNSLPYEPKMQEFKLPNGIDENGVIDEKILGDSPFAKTVIFGSKLVNETSRYLGPNAKDEKKRFAGNNYSCSSCHTYGGVVPNHSPFVGIYARFPQYNSRADQVVTLQDRINGCFQHSMAGKPIPNNSKEMRAMVTYMQWLSTGYGVGDRVKGQGILKAELLDRAADPVKGKEIYAQKCASCHGENGEGVVNAEFEKGGDYYLFPSLWEKDSYNTGAGMYRLIKAAEYIKSTMPKGDETLSWEDSFDVAAYINSHERPIKSDREKDFPDLDIKPMDMDVAPYNDGFDEKTHRFGPYQQMIKR; encoded by the coding sequence ATGAAAAAAATTGCACTTACAATGACTGTTGCACTAGCAGCCACCTGTTGTTTTGGCTTTGATTATGTCAAAGATGCAGCCAAAAATTCGCTACCTTATGAGCCAAAAATGCAAGAGTTTAAGCTTCCAAATGGTATTGATGAAAACGGCGTTATAGATGAGAAAATTTTAGGTGACTCGCCTTTTGCAAAGACTGTAATTTTTGGTTCAAAACTTGTCAATGAAACTTCTAGGTATCTTGGTCCAAATGCAAAAGATGAGAAAAAACGCTTTGCGGGCAATAACTACTCATGTTCAAGCTGTCATACTTACGGCGGAGTTGTGCCAAATCACTCGCCATTTGTTGGAATTTACGCAAGATTTCCGCAATACAACTCACGAGCAGATCAAGTTGTAACTCTACAAGACCGCATAAATGGCTGCTTTCAACACTCAATGGCAGGCAAGCCTATACCAAATAACTCAAAAGAGATGCGTGCTATGGTAACATATATGCAGTGGCTATCGACTGGATATGGGGTGGGCGATAGGGTTAAAGGACAGGGGATATTAAAAGCTGAGCTTTTAGATCGTGCTGCTGATCCTGTAAAAGGTAAAGAAATTTATGCTCAAAAATGTGCATCTTGTCACGGAGAAAATGGAGAAGGCGTTGTAAATGCGGAGTTTGAAAAAGGTGGGGATTATTATCTTTTCCCATCGCTTTGGGAAAAGGACAGCTACAACACAGGGGCTGGCATGTATAGGCTCATAAAGGCTGCCGAATATATCAAATCAACAATGCCAAAAGGCGATGAAACGCTAAGCTGGGAGGATAGTTTTGATGTGGCAGCTTATATAAATTCTCACGAACGACCGATAAAAAGCGACCGAGAAAAGGATTTTCCAGATCTTGATATAAAGCCTATGGATATGGATGTAGCTCCTTATAATGATGGATTTGATGAAAAAACTCATCGTTTTGGTCCATATCAGCAGATGATAAAAAGATAA
- a CDS encoding cation diffusion facilitator family transporter — translation MKPQNTATKPIVIAAITAFCLAVVKFIAGVFSGSILLLSSAIDSLLDLLVSALNFIAFKKSKQKPNEKFNFGFAKLEALAALFEGLLIVGVAGFIFYESVMKFGAENNEIDTDLSLYVMIFSLAVTGALSYYLSQNAKRTQSLILQADALHYKSDFYTNLAVIAALIVIKFTGFMIIDAIFGVLISGYIANQAISLMKNSVFALLDEALESEKIIQIKDMINAKSEISSFHSLMSRKSGQTCYLSVHLVFNAQILLIDAHSISNEIEDEIRRKFSEFAWEITIHLDPYDDES, via the coding sequence ATGAAGCCACAAAACACAGCTACAAAACCCATCGTGATAGCGGCTATTACGGCGTTTTGCTTGGCTGTGGTAAAATTTATCGCCGGGGTTTTTAGTGGCTCTATTTTGCTGCTTAGCTCGGCGATTGACTCTTTGCTTGATCTGCTTGTGTCTGCTTTAAATTTCATCGCTTTTAAAAAATCAAAGCAAAAGCCAAATGAGAAATTTAACTTCGGTTTTGCTAAACTCGAGGCGTTAGCAGCGTTGTTTGAGGGGCTTTTGATAGTTGGCGTGGCTGGGTTTATATTTTATGAAAGCGTTATGAAATTTGGCGCTGAAAATAACGAGATAGACACAGATTTAAGCCTTTATGTTATGATTTTTTCACTTGCGGTAACTGGAGCGTTAAGCTATTATCTAAGTCAAAATGCAAAACGCACTCAAAGCTTGATTTTACAGGCTGACGCACTTCATTATAAGAGCGATTTTTATACAAATTTAGCAGTTATAGCCGCACTCATTGTTATCAAATTTACAGGATTTATGATAATTGACGCGATTTTTGGAGTGTTAATTAGCGGATATATCGCAAATCAAGCCATATCCCTTATGAAAAATAGCGTTTTTGCCTTGCTCGATGAGGCACTTGAGAGCGAAAAAATCATACAGATAAAAGATATGATAAACGCAAAAAGTGAAATTTCTAGCTTTCACTCACTTATGAGCCGAAAAAGTGGACAGACTTGCTATTTAAGCGTTCATCTAGTCTTTAACGCTCAAATTTTACTCATCGACGCACACTCTATCTCAAACGAGATTGAAGATGAGATAAGGAGGAAATTTAGCGAGTTTGCGTGGGAGATAACGATACATCTTGATCCGTATGATGATGAGAGTTAA